The proteins below come from a single Lates calcarifer isolate ASB-BC8 linkage group LG11, TLL_Latcal_v3, whole genome shotgun sequence genomic window:
- the LOC108898594 gene encoding uncharacterized protein LOC108898594 isoform X2 produces the protein MGTNCSTSPKTVDCLYDIASNAGVAPDASLDASLASLLSLNSSWALEQQYSTLQRGMTQSQRFDFNRDLRTLFRGNTTVSYGGVGVVALALSVLFEMLAHHQTTGLGSSSPEARLPPPDPIRRMFGTDAGSDISSIASELLKQIPGAANDHDKMAALLESYEGKLQSKLLELYERMVSLERTAVSSAGVKQWMNGAALHIHTFLHWKRLTNSSAEEVLSLQYLHRVEPLLKTYREYLLRKVKVYPALNPGSSGLLIVEPLRNVTHGVHHKACERRAIQQALVERFLSDQNLQRGKQFFQSSHEHHDDLMAQQRHFQLSML, from the exons ATGGGAACAAATTGCAGTACTTCTCCAAAGACCGTAGACTGTCTGTATGACATCGCCAG CAATGCAGGTGTAGCTCCTGATGCCTCTCTGGATGCCTCCCTGGCCTCTCTGCTGTCCCTGAACTCCTCCTGGGCTCTGGAACAGCAGTACTCCACCCTGCAGAGGGGTATGACCCAGTCACAGAGGTTTGACTTCAACCGTGACCTCCGCACCCTCTTCAGAGGAAACACCACG GTGAGTTACGGAGGCGTGGGTGTGGTTGCCCTGGCCCTTTCAGTCCTGTTTGAGATGCTAGCCCATCACCAGACCACAGGGTTGGGCTCAAGCAGCCCTGAGGCACGACTCCCGCCGCCGGACCCCATACGCAGAATGTTTGGGACTGATGCAGGGTCGGACATCAGCTCCATTGCCAGCGAGCTCCTCAAACAG ATTCCTGGTGCAGCCAATGACCATGACAAGATGGCAGCATTGCTGGAGAGTTACGAGGGAAAGCTGCAATCCAAGCTGCTGGAGCTGTATGAGAGGATGGTGTCTCTGGAGAGGACTGCAGTCAGCTCTGCTGGG GTGAAGCAATGGATGAACGGAGCTGCTCTCCACATCCACACCTTCCTCCACTGGAAGCGTCTGACCAACTCATCAGCTGAAGAAGTCTTAAGTCTGCAATACCTGCATCGTGTTGAGCCTCTGCTAAAGACCTACAGAGAATATTTACTCAGAAAG GTTAAAGTGTATCCAGCCTTGAATCCTGGTTCCAGTGGACTGCTGATAGTAGAGCCTCTGAGAAACGTGACCCATGGGGTTCACCATAAAGCCTGCGAGCGTAGAGCCATCCAACAGGCTCTCGTGGAGCGCTTCCTGTCGGACCAGAATCTGCAGAGGGGAAAGCAGTTCTTCCAGAGCTCCCACGAGCACCATGATGATCTGATGGCACAGCAAAGACACTTTCAATTGAGCAtgttataa
- the LOC108898594 gene encoding uncharacterized protein LOC108898594 isoform X1, translating to MGTNCSTSPKTVDCLYDIASNAGVAPDASLDASLASLLSLNSSWALEQQYSTLQRGMTQSQRFDFNRDLRTLFRGNTTVSYGGVGVVALALSVLFEMLAHHQTTGLGSSSPEARLPPPDPIRRMFGTDAGSDISSIASELLKQIPGAANDHDKMAALLESYEGKLQSKLLELYERMVSLERTAVSSAGVGFVCDTKQNLQIISTMVKQWMNGAALHIHTFLHWKRLTNSSAEEVLSLQYLHRVEPLLKTYREYLLRKVKVYPALNPGSSGLLIVEPLRNVTHGVHHKACERRAIQQALVERFLSDQNLQRGKQFFQSSHEHHDDLMAQQRHFQLSML from the exons ATGGGAACAAATTGCAGTACTTCTCCAAAGACCGTAGACTGTCTGTATGACATCGCCAG CAATGCAGGTGTAGCTCCTGATGCCTCTCTGGATGCCTCCCTGGCCTCTCTGCTGTCCCTGAACTCCTCCTGGGCTCTGGAACAGCAGTACTCCACCCTGCAGAGGGGTATGACCCAGTCACAGAGGTTTGACTTCAACCGTGACCTCCGCACCCTCTTCAGAGGAAACACCACG GTGAGTTACGGAGGCGTGGGTGTGGTTGCCCTGGCCCTTTCAGTCCTGTTTGAGATGCTAGCCCATCACCAGACCACAGGGTTGGGCTCAAGCAGCCCTGAGGCACGACTCCCGCCGCCGGACCCCATACGCAGAATGTTTGGGACTGATGCAGGGTCGGACATCAGCTCCATTGCCAGCGAGCTCCTCAAACAG ATTCCTGGTGCAGCCAATGACCATGACAAGATGGCAGCATTGCTGGAGAGTTACGAGGGAAAGCTGCAATCCAAGCTGCTGGAGCTGTATGAGAGGATGGTGTCTCTGGAGAGGACTGCAGTCAGCTCTGCTGGGGTCGGCTTCGTCTGCGATACAAAGCAGAATCTACAAATAATATCAACAATG GTGAAGCAATGGATGAACGGAGCTGCTCTCCACATCCACACCTTCCTCCACTGGAAGCGTCTGACCAACTCATCAGCTGAAGAAGTCTTAAGTCTGCAATACCTGCATCGTGTTGAGCCTCTGCTAAAGACCTACAGAGAATATTTACTCAGAAAG GTTAAAGTGTATCCAGCCTTGAATCCTGGTTCCAGTGGACTGCTGATAGTAGAGCCTCTGAGAAACGTGACCCATGGGGTTCACCATAAAGCCTGCGAGCGTAGAGCCATCCAACAGGCTCTCGTGGAGCGCTTCCTGTCGGACCAGAATCTGCAGAGGGGAAAGCAGTTCTTCCAGAGCTCCCACGAGCACCATGATGATCTGATGGCACAGCAAAGACACTTTCAATTGAGCAtgttataa
- the LOC108898593 gene encoding LOW QUALITY PROTEIN: NACHT, LRR and PYD domains-containing protein 12-like (The sequence of the model RefSeq protein was modified relative to this genomic sequence to represent the inferred CDS: deleted 1 base in 1 codon), which yields MWHHEILSDSPGNKKAILPIIMTSLKETLWVTLEDLKEEEFKQLKWLLHQVDIMHTIIPNLEVYPAIPMTKLERADRQDTVAQLVQIYGPYGALEVTRKVLIKINRNDLVQRLPNITSTPKVDVSDVGSGTENRQVSLLDTSPHLVTTGSQVGDLMVPVPKPPQPITSYQKVLQSNLQNRFMCVQEGLSDMEDKKLLNDIYTELYITDGGNMQINSQHEVRQIEMASRKPAGTEISVQPSDIFKHPSGKYRPIRTVLTNGIAGIGKTFLVNKFILDWAEGRTNHDVHLIFPLTFRHLNLLKGKRFCLAKFIHKCIRETKDIKEEALNYIFTALQISGNTNYDKSKFKLLFVLDGLDENRLQLDFTAKEKKTIDVMKSTGVEELLMNLIKGTLLPSSRLWVTARPAATNQIPLEFVDMMLEVRGFTDPQKEEYFIKRFSHDEHAGRIISHIKASRSLHIMCHIPVFCWITATVLEDVLKTSERAELPKTLTEMYTEFLAFQMRQSKEKYGTKKTIQYIQSLAKLAFYQLERGNIIFYEEDLKDSRIDLNEASVYSGVFTQIFKKERWRKKDKNKGRMFSFVHLSIQEFLAAIYVELSFINSCKNVMAESQAISKNVGMLFCKASVTEVHRTAIDKALASPEGHLDLFLRFLLGLSLQTNKDLLADLFKQKRMTSNSNQETIQYIKEKIKENPSPERSINLFHCLNELNDHSLVEEIQEYLSSGSIAKRYLSPAQWSALVFILLSSEKEYDVFDVKKYCASEEGLLRLLPVFQASSTYLLSGCNLSERTFEALASVLSSKQSNLRDLDLSSNNPYDSGVTLLSAALENPHCRLNSLRLSDCNLSEKSCEALASVLSSGSSNLRELDLSNNNVQDSGVKLLSSGLESVHCTLESLRLNLCTLSWMSCEALASVLRSQSSCLKQLELSNNDLQDSGIKCLSAGLESQQCRLETLRLSGCLVTEEGCASLASALSSNPSHLRELDLSYNHPGHSGVMLLSAGLNDPQWRLDTLKLDPSGVHWLKSGLKKYACELTLDPNTADRDLILFDENRKVKRGSGEQPYPDHPERFDGWFQLLCREGLTGRCYWEVEWDGRIWVAVTYKGISRSGEAIDCCLGWNEKSWCLECTDGGYYTWHNKTITNIWFHPHDTTRVAVYLDWPAGTLSFYRVSSDSLTHLHTFYSTFTKPLYPGFWIGINSSVTLCQMEEEELSPV from the exons ATGTGGCATCATGAAATTTTGTCTGATTCACCAG GTAACAAAAAGGCCATTTTGCCAATCATAATGACCTCGCTTAAAGAGACGCTGTGGGTAACCCTGGAGGATTTGAAGGAGGAGGAATTCAAGCAGTTGAAATGGCTCCTCCACCAGGTGGACATCATGCACACAATCATCCCTAATCTTGAAGTTTACCCAGCCATCCCGATGACTAAGCTGGAGAGGGCAGACAGGCAAGACACTGTTGCTCAGCTGGTTCAAATCTATGGCCCTTATGGAGCTCTGGAGGTGACCAGGAAGGTTTTAATAAAGATCAACAGAAATGATCTTGTGCAGCGATTACCAAACATCACCTCAACACCAAAAG TAGATGTTAGTGATGTGGGGAGTggtacagaaaacagacaagtGTCCTTGCTGGATACATCTCCTCACCTTGTCACCACAGGCAGTCAAGTTGGAG ATTTGATGGTGCCAGTACCAAAGCCTCCACAGCCAATCACATCTTATCAAAAAGTGCTTCAGTCTAATCTTCAGAACCGGTTTATGTGTGTACAAGAAGGACTGTCAGATATGGAGGATAAAAAACTTCTCAACGATATCTAtacagagctctacatcacagatgGAGGTAACATGCAAATTAACAGCCAACATGAAGTCAGGCAGATTGAGATGGCATCAAGAAAGCCAGCTGGAACAGAAATATCAGTCCAACCCAGTGATATCTTCAAACACCCTTCTGGAAAATACAGACCCATAAGGACAGTGCTAACCAATGGGATTGCAGGAATTGGGAAAACATTTCTTGTAAACAAATTCATTCTTGATTGGGCTGAAGGAAGAACCAATCATGATGTGCATCTCATATTCCCCCTCACCTTCCGCCATCTGAATTTACTGAAGGGAAAAAGGTTTTGTCTCGCCAAATTCATTCACAAATGCATCAGGGAAACCAAAGACATCAAAGAGGAGGCTCTTAATTATATTTTCACAGCATTACAGATATCAGGAAACACTAACTATGACAAGAGTAAATTTaaacttctgtttgtgttggatGGACTAGATGAGAACCGTCTTCAACTAGACTTCActgccaaagaaaaaaagactatCGATGTGATGAAGTCAACTGGGGTAGAGGAATTACTGATGAACCTCATTAAAGGGACTCTGCTTCCCTCTTCTCGGCTCTGGGTAACTGCCCGACCTGCAGCAACCAATCAAATCCCTCTGGAGTTTGTAGACATGATGTTAGAAGTgagagggttcactgacccacagaaggaggagtatTTCATCAAGAGATTCAGTCATGACGAGCATGCTGGCAGAatcatctcccacatcaaggcatcacgaagcctccacatcatgtgccacattCCAGTCTTCTGttggatcactgctacagtgcTGGAGGATGTGctgaaaaccagtgagagagcggagctgcccaagaccctgactgagatgtacACAGAATTCCTGGCTTTTCAGATGAGGCAGTCAAAAGAGAAGTATGGCACAAAAAAGACCATTCAGTATATTCAGTCGCTTGCAAAATTGGCTTTCTACCAGTTGGAGAGAGGAAACATAATCTTCTATGAGGAAGACCTAAAAGATAGTAGAATTGATCTCAATGAAGCTTCTGTGTACTCTGGggtgttcacacagatctttaaaaaGGAGCGCTGGAGGAAGAAGGACAAGAATAAGGGCAGAATGTTCAGTTTTGTCCATCTGAGCattcaggagtttctggctgccATTTACGTGGAGCTGTCATTCATTAACAGCTGCAAGAATGTGATGGCTGAATCTCAAGCAATTTCCAAAAATGTGGGGATGCTTTTCTGCAAAGCATCTGTAACAGAGGTCCATAGGACTGCTATTGACAAGGCCTTAGCAAGTCCAGAGGGACACCTGGACTTGTTCCTCCGTTTCCTGTTGGGCCTCTCACTGCAGACTAATAAAGATCTTCTGGCAGACCtatttaaacagaaaagaatGACCTCAAACAGCAATCAGGAAACAATTCAGTACATCAAAGAGAAGATCAAGGAGAATCCGTCTCCAGAGAGAAGCATCAACCTctttcactgtctgaatgagCTAAATGATCATTCTCTAGTGGAGGAGATTCAAGAGTACTTGAGTTCCGGAAGTATCGCTAAAAGATATCTCtctcctgctcaatggtcagctctggtcttcatcctactgtcatcagaaaaagagTATGATGTCTTTGACGTTAAGAAATACTGTGCCTCAGAGGAGGGTCTTCTTAGGCTGCTGCCAGTATTTCAAGCCTCTAGTACATATCT GCTGAGTGGCTGTAATCTGTCAGAGAGAACTTTTGAAGCTCTggcctcagttctcagctcc AAACAATCTAatctgagagacctggacctgagcaGCAACAACCCTTATGATTCAGGAGTGACgctgctctctgctgcactgGAGAATCCACACTGTAGACTGAATTCGCTCAG GTTGAGTGACTGTAATCTCTCAGAGAAGAGCTGTGAAGCTCTggcctcagttctcagctcagGGTCCTCTAATCTGcgagaactggacctgagtaacaacaacgtgcaggattcaggagtgaagctgctctcTTCTGGACTCGAGAGTGTGCACTGTACACTGGAATCTCTCAG GTTGAATTTGTGCACGCTGTCATGGATGAGCTGTGAAGCACTGGCCTCAGTTCTCAGATCACAGTCATCTTGTCTGAAACAGCTGGAGCTGAGTAACAATGATCTGCAGGATTCAGGAATAAAGTGCCTTTCTGCTGGGCTGGAGAGTCAACAGTGCAGGCTGGAAACCCTCAG GTTGTCAGGCTGCCTGGTCACAGAGGAAGGGTgtgcttctctggcctcagctctgagctccaacccctcccatctgagagagctggacctgagctacaatcatccaggaCACTCAGGAGTGATGCTCTTGTCTGCTGGATTGAATGATCCACAGTGGAGACTGGACACTCTAAA GCTCGATCCTAGTGGAGTGCATTGGTTGAAATCTGGTCTGAAGAAGT ATGCCTGTGAACTCACACTGGAtccaaacacagcagacagagaccTCATCCTctttgatgaaaacagaaaagtgaaacGGGGGAGCGGGGAGCAGCCATATCCGGATCACCCTGAGAGATTTGATGGCTGGTTTCAGTTGCTGTGCAGAGAGGGTCTAactggtcgctgttactgggaaGTGGAGTGGGATGGAAGGATTTGGGTTGCAGTGACTTACAAAGGAATCAGCAGGAGTGGAGAGGCCATTGACTGCTGTCTGGGATGGAATGAAAAGTCCTGGTGTCTGGAGTGCACTGATGGTGGGTACTATACCTGGCACAATAAAACTATAACAAACATATGGTTCCACCCACATGACACTACAAGAGTAGCTGTGTATCTGGACTGGCCTGCTGGCACACTGTCCTTCTACAGGGTCTCCTCTGATTCTCTGACTCACCTCCACACCTTCTACTCTACATTCACTAAACCCCTCTACCCTGGGTTCTGGATCGGGATAAACTCCTCAGTGACTCTCTGtcagatggaggaagaggagctgtcACCTGTTTGA
- the LOC108898592 gene encoding LOW QUALITY PROTEIN: NACHT, LRR and PYD domains-containing protein 12-like (The sequence of the model RefSeq protein was modified relative to this genomic sequence to represent the inferred CDS: deleted 1 base in 1 codon), with protein MSRSEDREGGVPPSTFPLSMKHDTQAKAKGSVQQGRADSPTPSCVSMKSDESMEPPLVFQKHFSEASSQQVRANSAVTSCVSIKSDHSMEPPLVFKDEHISDGQSTEQVGTNSAVMSCVSIKSDHSMEPPLVFKDRRLSAGQRVHQETSEVPSDQPALQYQADLASVFMLLEENMVSFVKSELRRFQRLLSADYSESSDWQCEDEEVVNSEEEEQKRSSREAFLKITVHLLRTMRQKDLADTLHNKSLAALCQHNHKSHLKEKFQYLIEGIPKEGNPTLLTEMYTELYITEGGNRELSEEHEIRQIEAASRNPAKLERAIKCEDIFKPIHGKDKPSKTVVTKGVAGIGKTVLTHKFTLDWAEGKANNDIQFTFPFTFRELNLLSGKAYSLVELLHVFFTDTKEAEICGFEKFKVVFIFDGLDECHLPLDFKRNMILTDVTESTTVDVLLTSLISGKLLPSAHLWITTRPAAASQIPLEYVDMVTEVRGFTDPQKNEYFRKRFRDEEQAGRIISHIKASQSIHIMCHIPVFCWIMATVLEDVLKSSQKGELPKTLTEMYTHFLVVQSKLANVKYHGGAESDPLWNTETTKMILSLGKLAFEQLQKGNLIFYEADLIECGIDVRAASVYSGVFTQIFKEEQGLYKEKVFCFVHLSIQEYLAAFYVFLTFINTGVNLLSESQSNPKWSMLLKSKSRLTHLYQSAVDEALQSPNGHLDLFLRFLLGLSQELSLTVFEGLLKHKGCSSETSQETAQYIKKKIRKKPSPERCINLFHCLNELNDHSLVDEIQQFLSSGSLSSQKLSPAQWSALVFILLSSEKDLDVFDLKKYSASEEGLLRLLPVVKASTKSLLSDCKLSWRSCEALVSILSCQSSNLRELDLSNNDLQDSGVKGLSAGLMSSSRLEILGLSGCQLSERSCEDLSSVLSSVSSSLRELDLSNNNLQDSGVKLLSAGLASPHFTLETLRLCGCKVSWRGCETLSSVVSSQSSTLKELDLSHNNLQDSGVKLLSAGLEHPNLALETLRLTQSSLTERCCTDFASVLSSPFSSLRVLDLSNNDLQDSGVKQLSTGLGSPHCPLVTLRLCVCKLSWMSCEVLSSALGCHSSSLRELDLSDNNLQDTGVKLLSAGLQNPHCRLESLRLCVCKLSWMSCEALSSALSFQSSSLRELDLSDNDLQDSGVKLLSPGLNNLHCRVESLRLSGCKVSQRSCEVLSSTLSSQTSVLREMDLSNNDLQDSGVKLLSAGLGSPQCSLETLRLSGCQVTEEGCASLASALSSNPSHLRELDLSYNHPGESGVTLLSAGLENPQWRLDSLRMDHGGKQRLKSGLLKYACELKLDLNTAHKKLILSKSMQQVILVAEKQSRPDHPEKFDYWKQLLCTNGLTGRCYWEVDRDGGVFVGVTYRGIGRRGKGDDCRLGWNEKSWSLFCSDDGYSAFHNGRETDICEPTSSDSKGLAVYLDWSAGALSFYSVSSDTLTHLYTFLSTFSEPLYPAFRLGWPGSSINVRTCS; from the exons ATGAGTCGATCTGAGGATAGAGAGGGGGGAGTCCCACCCTCTACATTCCCTCTATCAATGAAACATGACACACAGGCCAAAGCTAAGGG CTCAGTGCAGCAAGGGAGAGCAGACTCCCCCACGcccagctgtgtgtccatgaaGAGCGACGAGTCTATGGAACCACCACTTGTTTTTCAAAAGCATTTTTCTGAAGCAAG TTCTCAGCAGGTGAGAGCAAACTCTGCTGTAACGAGCTGTGTGTCGATTAAAAGCGACCACTCTATGGAGCCACCTCTCGTCTTTAAAGATGAACATATATCTGATGGGCAAAG TACTGAGCAAGTGGGAACAAACTCTGCTGTAATGAGCTGTGTGTCGATAAAAAGCGACCACTCTATGGAGCCACCTCTCGTCTTTAAGGATAGACGTCTATCTGCTGGGCAAAG AGTTCACCAGGAGACATCTGAGGTTCCCAGTGATCAGCCTGCACTGCAGTATCAAGCAGACCTGGCCTCTGTATTtatg CTGCTTGAAGAGAACATGGTCTCTTTTGTGAAGAGTGAGCTGAGGAGGTTCCAGAGACTCTTGAGTGCAGATTATTCTGAATCCTCAGACTGGCAgtgtgaggatgaggaggtggtgaacagtgaagaagaggaacaaaagaggagcagcagggagGCATTTTTGAAGATCACAGTGCACCTCCTAAGGACTATGAGGCAGAAGGATCTGGCTGACACTCTGCACAACA aaaGTCTTGCAGCACTGTGCCAACACAACCACAAATCTCACCTTAAGGAGAAATTTCAGTATTTGATTGAAGGCATTCCCAAGGAAGGAAACCCTACACTTCTGACAGAAATgtacacagagctctacatcacagaaGGTGGAAATAGAGAGCTCAGTGAGGAACATGAGATCAGACAGATTGAAGCAGCTTCTAGGAACCCAGCAAAACTGGAAAGAGCAATCAAATGTGAAGACATCTTTAAACCCATACATGGGAAAGATAAACCAAGCAAGACTGTTGTGACAAAGGGAGTGGCAggcattgggaaaacagtccTAACACAcaagttcactctggactgggcagagggcAAAGCCAACAACGACATACagttcacatttccattcactttcagagagctgaatttGCTGAGTGGAAAAGCCTACAGTTTAGTGGAACTTCTTCATGTCTTCTTTACTGACACCAAAGAGGCAGAAATATGTGGCTTTGAAAAGTTCAAGGTTGTCTTCATCTTTGATGGGCTGGATGAGTGTCACCTTCCTTTGGACTTCAAGAGAAACATGATCTTGACTGATGTGACAGAATCAACCACAGTGGATGTGCTGCTAACAAGCCTCATCAGCGGGAAGCTACTTCCATCTGCTCACCTTTGGATAACCACAAGGCCTGCTGCAGCCAGTCAAATCCCTCTTGAGTATGTTGACATGGTAACAGAGGTGAGAGGGTTCACAGACCCACAAAAGAATgagtacttcaggaagagattcagagatgaggagcaggctgGCAGAatcatctcccacatcaagGCGTCACAAAGCatccacatcatgtgccacatcccgGTCTTTTGTTGGATTATGGCTACTGTTCTGGAGGATGTGCTCAAAAGCAGTCAGAAAGGGGAGCTGCCTaagaccctgactgagatgtacACCCACTTCTTGGTGGTTCAGTCCAAACTGGCAAATGTCAAATATCATGGAGGAGCTGAGTCAGATCCACTCTGGAACACTGAGACCACCAAGATGATTCTGTCCTTGGGGAAACTGgcttttgagcagctgcagaaaggcAATCTGATCTTCTATGAGGCAGATCTCATAGAGTGTGGCATCGATGTTAGAGCAGCCTCTGTCTATTCAGGGGTtttcacacagatctttaaagaggaaCAAGGGCTGTACAAAGAGAAGGTCTTCTGTTTTGTCCATCTGAGCATTCAGGAGTACCTGGCTGCCTTTTATGTCTTCCTGACTTTCATCAACACTGGTGTTAATCTGCTGTCAGAATCACAATCAAACCCTAAATGGTCTATGCTGCTAAAAAGCAAATCCAGGCTAACACACCTCTACCAAAGTGCCGTGGATGAGGCTTTACAGAGcccaaatggacacctggacttgttcctccgcttcctccttGGTCTTTCACAGGAGCTCAGTCTTACTGTCTTTGAAGGCCTACTCAAGCACAAAGGATGTAGTTCAGAGACAAGTCAGGAGACAGCTcagtacatcaagaagaagatcAGGAAGAAACCCTCTCCAGAGCGATGCATCAAcctgtttcactgtctgaacGAGCTGAATGACCATTCTCTAGTGGATGAGATCCAACAGTTCCTGAGTTCAGGTAGTCTCTCCTCACAAAAGCTGTCCCCTGCTCAgtggtcagctctggtcttcatcttactgtcatcagagaAAGACTTGGATGTATTTGACTTAAAGAAGTACTCTGCTTCAGAAGAAGGTCTCCTGAGACTGCTGCCAGTTGTCAAAGCTTCTACAAAATCTCT GCTGAGTGACTGTAAATTGTCAtggagaagctgtgaagctctggtCTCCATTCTCAGCTGCCAGTCCTCTAATCTGcgagagctggacctgagtaacaatgATCtacaggattcaggagtgaaggggCTCTCAGCTGGACTGATGAGTTCAAGTAGACTGGAAATTCTCGG ACTAAGTGGATGTCAGCTGtctgagagaagctgtgaagatttgtcctcagttctcagctctgTGTCCTCCAGTCTCAGAGAGCTGGATCtcagtaacaacaacctgcaggattcaggagtgaagctcCTCTCAGCTGGACTAGCAAGTCCACACTTTACATTGGAAACTCTCAG ACTCTGTGGCTGTAAAGTGTCATGGAGAGGTTGTGAAACTCTGTCCTCAGTTGTCAGCTCACAGTCTTCTACCCTGAAGGAGCTTGACCTGAGCCACAAtaacctgcaggattcaggagtaaAGCTTCTCTCTGCTGGATTGGAGCATCCAAACCTTGCACTGGAAACTCTCAG GTTGACTCAGAGCAGCCTCACAGAGAGGTGCTGTACGGATTTTGCATCAGTTCTTAGCTCTCCATTTTCTAGTCTGAGAGTGCTGGACTTGAGTAACAATGACTtgcaggattcaggagtaaAACAGCTTTCTACTGGACTAGGAAGTCCACACTGTCCACTAGTAACTCTTAG GCTGTGTGTATGCAAACTGTCATGGATGAGCTGCGAAGTTTTGTCATCAGCTCTTGGCTGCCACTCCTCCAGTCTGAGAGAGCTGGATTTGAGTGACAACAACTTGCAGGATACAGGAGTTAAGCTGCTTTCTGCTGGACTGCAGAATCCACACTGCAGACTGGAAAGTCTTAG gctgtgtgtgtgcaaactgtCGTGGATGAGCTGTGAGGCTTTGTCCTCAGCTCTTAGCTTCCAGTCCTCCAGTCTGAGAGAGCTGGATCTGAGTGACAACGACTTGCAGGATTCAGGGGTGAAGCTGCTTTCTCCTGGCCTGAACAATCTACACTGTAGGGTGGAGAGTCTAAG GTTGAGTGGTTGTAAGGTGTcacagagaagctgtgaagTTCTGTCCTCGACT CTCAGCTCCCAGACATCTGTTCTAAGAGAAATGGATCTGAGTAACAatgacctgcaggattcaggagtgaagctgctctcGGCTGGACTAGGGAGTCCACAATGTAGCCTGGAAActttaag gCTGTCAGGCTGCCAGGTCACAGAGGAAGGGTgtgcttctctggcctcagctctgagctccaacccctcccatctgagagagctggacctgagctacaatcatccTGGAGAGTCAGGAGTGACACTCCTTTCTGCTGGACTGGAGAATCCACAGTGGAGACTGGACTCTCTCAG AATGGATCATGGGGGAAAGCAGAGATTAAAATCTGGTCTATTGAAGT ATGCTTGTGAACTCAAACTGGACctaaacacagcacacaaaaaGCTCATATTGTCTAAGAGCATGCAACAAGTAATCTTGGTGGCAGAAAAGCAGTCACGTCCTGATCACCCAGAGAAATTTGACTActggaaacagctgctgtgcacaaatggtctgactggtcgctgttactgggaggtggacagagatggaggggtGTTCGTGGGGGTAACTTACAGAGGAATCGGAAGGCGTGGAAAGGGTGATGACTGTAGGCTTGGATGGAATGAAAAGTCCTGGAGtctgttctgctctgatgaCGGTTACTCTGCATTTCACAatggaagagaaacagacataTGTGAGCCCACCTCCTCTGACTCTAAAGGACTGGCAGTGTATTTGGACTGGTCTGCTGGtgctctgtccttctacagcgTCTCCTCTGACACACTCACTCACCTCTACACCTTCCTCTCCACATTCAGTGAACCACTCTACCCTGCCTTTAGGCTTGGGTGGCCTGGCTCCTCAATCAACGTGCGTACTTGCAGTTAA